A section of the Candidatus Methylomirabilis lanthanidiphila genome encodes:
- a CDS encoding DNA polymerase III subunit delta' has protein sequence MPFHDVIGQARAVLFLQRAVTTGRVAHAYLFTGPAGVGKRAAALALAQALNCQQVSSFEFRVPGLKSGICNLQQHSDTQHPTPNTQHPESPNDGCGECRACRNIANGQHPDVQMIEPDGATVKIEQIRTLEADAALVPYEAQWKVFILNNAERMTEAAANALLKTLEEPARNTVFVLLTSTVAALLPTIVSRCQAVTFSPLPHGQIEALLREQGMESSQARLIASLSRGSIERALSPEVASLPATRDRLLEGLARGFQDGPAALIELADKLAKDRETLQQQLEILSAWLRDLMVAKASGKTKWLVNDDRGETIARQAAVVRLDAVLEGLRAVHTTMDNLTRNANPRLSTEDLLLRLREALPSGLLPVSA, from the coding sequence ATGCCGTTTCATGACGTCATAGGACAGGCGCGAGCCGTCCTGTTCCTTCAGCGGGCGGTTACGACCGGGCGGGTCGCCCATGCCTATCTCTTCACGGGGCCGGCTGGAGTAGGCAAACGAGCCGCTGCGCTTGCCCTTGCCCAGGCGCTCAACTGTCAACAAGTTTCGAGTTTCGAGTTTCGAGTTCCGGGTTTAAAATCTGGAATCTGTAACCTGCAACAGCACAGCGACACCCAACACCCAACACCCAACACCCAACATCCTGAATCTCCTAACGATGGATGTGGAGAGTGCCGCGCCTGTCGCAACATTGCGAACGGACAGCATCCGGACGTCCAGATGATCGAGCCGGACGGCGCGACCGTCAAGATTGAGCAGATCCGGACCCTCGAGGCTGACGCGGCGCTGGTTCCCTATGAGGCGCAGTGGAAGGTATTTATACTCAACAATGCCGAGCGCATGACGGAGGCGGCGGCCAATGCGCTCCTGAAGACATTGGAGGAGCCGGCTAGAAATACCGTGTTTGTGCTCCTGACCAGCACGGTAGCAGCCCTGCTTCCCACGATCGTGTCTCGATGTCAGGCCGTGACCTTCTCTCCGCTCCCGCACGGGCAGATCGAAGCCCTTCTGAGAGAGCAAGGGATGGAGTCGTCCCAGGCCCGACTGATCGCGTCGCTCAGCCGGGGCAGCATCGAGCGTGCCCTCAGTCCGGAGGTGGCGTCCCTGCCCGCGACGCGGGATCGACTGCTTGAAGGGCTTGCGCGAGGGTTTCAGGATGGGCCCGCCGCTCTCATTGAACTGGCGGATAAGCTGGCGAAGGATCGGGAGACGCTTCAGCAACAGTTGGAGATCCTGTCGGCCTGGTTGCGTGATCTTATGGTCGCGAAGGCATCCGGAAAGACCAAGTGGCTTGTGAATGATGATCGCGGCGAGACGATTGCTCGCCAGGCGGCGGTCGTACGTCTGGACGCCGTCCTGGAGGGGCTTCGCGCCGTTCATACTACGATGGATAACCTCACCCGTAACGCGAACCCGCGCCTGTCGACGGAGGACCTTTTGCTCCGGCTGCGGGAAGCGCTTCCGTCGGGCCTTTTGCCGGTGTCAGCATGA
- a CDS encoding hypothetical protein (PSP1 C-terminal conserved region), with translation MKTVRINLGETEYQDQHYDPRGVKLKPGDHVVVETKWGQGLGRVFSTFPLFPDHKAAEPLPAVLRVATARDRANEDRIKRLESDGRTFCSRKITALELPMKLVDVKASFDRSRVTFYFYADERIDFRILVKDLAQQLHTRIEMRQIRARDVGSKLGCVGPCGRELCCKTFLKEYDPISVRMAKDQNLPLNPSKLAGMCGRLKCCLRYEHSMYEEAKRRLPKIGSPVEAPEGVGIVKARNLLTESLVVELEDGAQITVKAADLIHIGPPLDENAPRSGCGGGGCSAGGWGVGSAPDHTNS, from the coding sequence ATGAAAACAGTGCGAATCAATTTGGGAGAGACCGAATATCAGGATCAACACTACGATCCCCGTGGGGTGAAACTGAAGCCGGGTGACCATGTGGTGGTCGAAACCAAGTGGGGACAGGGGTTAGGCAGGGTGTTCTCTACCTTCCCGCTTTTCCCCGATCATAAGGCCGCGGAACCGCTGCCGGCGGTCCTCCGCGTGGCCACCGCGCGGGATCGCGCCAATGAGGACCGGATCAAGCGTCTGGAATCGGACGGGAGGACCTTCTGCTCGCGGAAGATCACAGCATTAGAACTGCCGATGAAGCTGGTTGATGTCAAGGCGAGCTTTGATCGGAGCCGGGTCACCTTTTATTTCTACGCCGATGAGCGGATCGATTTCCGTATTTTGGTCAAGGATCTGGCGCAGCAACTCCACACCCGGATTGAGATGCGACAGATCCGGGCCAGGGATGTCGGCAGCAAGCTGGGTTGCGTCGGCCCATGCGGCCGAGAGCTGTGTTGTAAGACCTTTCTGAAGGAGTACGACCCGATCTCTGTCCGGATGGCCAAGGACCAGAACCTGCCCCTGAATCCGAGTAAGCTGGCCGGCATGTGCGGGCGGCTGAAATGCTGCCTTCGCTATGAGCACTCGATGTACGAGGAAGCGAAGCGGCGTCTGCCCAAGATCGGCTCGCCGGTCGAGGCGCCGGAGGGGGTGGGGATTGTCAAGGCGAGGAATCTCCTGACGGAATCGTTGGTGGTCGAACTGGAAGACGGCGCACAGATCACCGTGAAAGCGGCCGATCTGATCCATATCGGCCCACCCCTCGACGAGAACGCACCCCGGAGCGGTTGTGGCGGCGGTGGGTGCAGCGCCGGCGGCTGGGGGGTTGGGTCCGCGCCGGACCACACCAACTCATGA